The Panacibacter microcysteis DNA window GCCGGCAACAGGCGCTATGTTTCTTTACCTCTTGCACAACCTGCATATGGAGGCTGCCTGTGCACAAATGACGGGCAGTTACACAACAGCCATATCGGCTTCAAACCAGTGCCACAATGCCATTGACAGCGCTTCAATGGCAGGTGATGGCTATTTTGGTGTATATGCACAGTACCTGTATATGACACCTGTTTTTACTATGATACGGTTTGGTAAGGCAGATGAAATACTTAGCCAGCCCGCAATACCTGGTCAGTTCGTTTACGCAAACCTGCTCTGGCACTTTGCACGCGGCTATGCCTATACCCGCAAACATGATACAGAAAGAGCAAAAGATGAACTGGCGGCACTCAGGTTACGCATCAACGATCCGCAATTACAGGATCATCCGCCGGCATTTAATGCGGCCATTGCAGGCACTGCCCTGGCCGAGAAATTGCTCGAAGGGTTGATCGATGAAGAAGATGGCGATATGGACAAAGCAGTGGAGCATTTTACCATGGCCATGGGTAAAGAAGATGACATGCTTTACAACGAACCACGCGACTGGCTGCTGCCTGTACGCCAATACCTGGGCAGCGCACTGCTTAAAACCGGTAAATACCGGGAAGCCGAAAAGGTGTTCCTGGAAGATCTTGAACAAAACCCCAATAACGGCTGGTCTTTAAATGGCCTTGCCACCAGCCTGTTACTGCAGGGCAAACTAAAGGAAAGCACTAAAATACAGCAACAGGCAAAGCTTGCTTTTAGTAAAGCAGATATAAAAATTACAGTGCCTGTTTTTTAAGCATTAACTGTATTGAATGAAAGGCAGTGCATACAGCAGCAACATCGCCGTTGTTGAATAAAGGCGCTGCCGGTGCAGTGAGTGACACAACAGGCGATGATAGTAGCAATGCAGTCCCGGCACATATCTCTTTTACCACTGGCCAAAAAACGTGTGCTATAAACAAACAGATAGCTTTATATTGTTACAAAATGCTTGACAGATCGTTACACCAATTTAAAAACTACAAAAAATGAAAAAACTTTTGCTCCTGGCATTGATTGCCTGCCTTGGAACTGCCGCTGACGCTCAATTTAAAAACACCAAATGGAAAGGCAGCCTTCAGCTTGAAAACCTGGTAGATGTAATGTTTGATTTCAAAACAGACACGCTTGAGGCGCTCGTGGTAGCAGACAACTCAACGCTTGAACTGATGAAGTACAGTGTAAAAGATAACGTGCTTTCCATACAAAAAATAAGCGGCCAGAGCGATTGCGCAGAATCTGCCGTTGCAAAGTATAAATTCGAAATGAAGAACAATGAACTGGTACTTACCGTTGTGGAAGATGAATGCTACAACAGGTCTGGGGTATTGAACAACACCACATGGATTAAACAATAAAGAAAATGGCGCCGGCAAAGCCGGCGCCATTTTCTTTATAAGCACTTATATATTTTACAATTTTACTACCTGGCCCGTTCTTACACTTTCATCACACGCGAAAGCAATACGCAGGCTGTTTACAGCGTCCTCCACGTGATCTGTAAGATCAAGATCTGCCGTAATGGCCTTTAAAAAATAACGCTGCTCACGGTTACACAATTCCTGGTGGTCCGGTTCATCATCAAGGTTGATCCATTCATCGGCCCTGGTAAATTCGTTGGCTGCATCAATATCAGCATGGTGTAAACGCAGCGATTCTGTTTTGGTATGTGCTTCCACAGAATCAGACTTGCCTTTTCCACCCGCATCTTTTGCCACGATAGATACACAACCTTTGGGGCCTATAACGTCTTTCACAAAAAAAGCAGTTTCGCTTATCATAGGTCCCCAGCCTGCTTCGTACCAGCCCACACTGCCATCTTCAAAACGAATCTGCAACTGGCCATAATTGTAATTGCCTTCCGGAATATCGTCTGTAAGCCTTGCGCCAATTGCACTTACCTGTACCGGCTTACTGCGTACCATCTGGCACATCACGTCTATATAGTGCACGCCGCAGTCAACAATGGGGCTAAGGCTTTTCATCAGGTTGCGGTGTACATCCCACATATAGCCATGGCTTTGCTGGTTAAGGTTCATACGCATTACCAGTGGTTTGCCAAGTGTCTGCGCTACCTCAATAAATTTTTCCCACGATGGGTGATGGCGCAGTATATAACCAATCACCAGCTTTTTACCTGCTTTTTTTGCAGCCGCAGCTACACGCTCACTGCCTTCCACGGTATCTGCCAAAGGCTTTTCGATAAACACATGACAACCTTTTTCAAACGCCATCATCGCATATGCTTCATGCGTGTCAGGATACGTTGAAATACATACGGCGTCTGGCTTTGAAGCTTCCAGCGCTGTGGCATAATCATTATAAAGTGTATAACTGCCACCAAGCTTTTCATTCAATACTACTTTGCTGTTGCCTCTTGCCACAATACCACAAATTTCAAAACCATCTGTGGTATGGTAAGCCATTGCATGAGATGCGCCCATGTTGCCACAACCAACAACCAATACTTTAATTGCCATAAAAAAGTTTTTTATTGTTTACGCCCAACGGCCGCATGCGCTCATGCACCGGCCTGTTGCGAAGTAAAGCACTTGTGCTGTATTGAAATAATTTTTTTGCAGGCGGTTGAGCAATGAAAATTTTATGGGCCGGGCATTTGTAACCTGTGGCATCTGCTGTTGCGTCGCACACTTGTACAGTATAACCTTTTGCAGCAGTTGCGGGTGTACCAGCGCTTTGTTGTTGCGCCTGGCTGAGGAATCTCATTTGGTATGCCATGCTACCGGCATTGTTTTATAAATACCGGTTGTGCAAGGTTGCATTGTTGAATTGCTAAGTCGTCAGAGTGATGTTCGCAAAACCTTTGCAGGTATGCCGCCCACTACCGTATTGTCTGCAACATCTTTGTTAACCACAGCACCGGCAGCTACCACGGCATTTTCGCCAATGGTAACACCCGGCAGAATAGTTGCCGCCGCGCCGATCCACGCATTTCTTTTTATCACTACTGCTTTCAGGTCAAGCATTTTTCTTGTAGCCGGGTCAAGCGGGTGGTTCTCTGTTATAATATTCACTTTAGGGCCAATCTGTACATCATCTTCAATAGTTATGCCGCCAAGATCGAGAAAAGTGCATGCGTGATTAATAATACCCGCCGGCCCAGTTTTATATGTCTGCCGAAGTTTGTATAAAAAGGTACAAAGATTACCGTACTGTTGTCTATTTCCCGGCCCGTAATGTTGCTTAACTGCGTTCTTGTATCGTTTATATCTGTAGAAGTGTTTAATACAGGTACCAGTTTCAATGCACAATACACATATTCCCACATGGCAGGCATACGCGGGTCATTGTTGCTGATTATGCCGCCTGCAAGCATGTCGTCGAAAATAGAGTTGGTATTGTTGCTCATCAGATCACGGTTTTAATAGGTAAGCCTGGCCAAACTTAGCTTTTTTATCTATACGCCGCAATCTCAATAAGTGTGTTTCATTACTCTTTTGCAAGCTGGTAAATATCTTTAGAATGGCCTTTGTATACACGTGTAATTTAAATGGTTTCGCCGTATACTTTTACCCGCGGGCTATAGAAATATTAGTTGTCATGTGTCAGCTATTGATGAAGTAAAACCTGCCTGTTATAAGCAAAGTGATACACGTTGAAACCATCAACCAGCTTTTTGGGCAGCATGCGTACAATAAATTTTGGTGCAGGAAAGATGCCTTTGCCTGATGCTGTTCGGATCGTTGATTGCACATCGATCAGCGTGTAGCCGTAAGAAAGGTATAAGGCTTCCTGTATTGCATGCAGGTCTTTAAACGGCGAACCATGCATAGCAAAATGTTTGTGAATACGGTGCCCAACCTTATCAAAAAAATATCTGGACATGATATCACAGAATAAATGGTGCTTGGGAAACAAAGCCGTTAACGTATCAAGCAAAGTTTTCTTTTCTGCATCGGTAAGGTACATCAGTACGCCTTCCAGTACAATAATGATGTTTTCACGCGTGCTATACGGCGCCAGTTTATCAGAAAGTTTTTCTGTGGTAAAATCGATCGCTATTCTCGTAAGCATGTTACTGCATTTGATAGGTGGTAAAATCTCATTCTTGCGTTCTATAACCGCGGGCTCATCAATTTCAATCCACTCACCTGTGTTAAACCTGAACGCCCTGCTGTCGAACCCTGCACCAACCAGTATAACTGTTGATGCTTGTTGCCGGGCAAGCAGTTCCTGCAAACCGGCATCTATCAGGTAATGCCTGGCAATATTGCTGGCAACAGGTGCTTTGAAGTGCCTGAATTCCTGCCAGTATGCTAGGCCTTCATCACCCATAAAAAGTTTGGCGTAGGCATCACCGGTTAAAGGATTTTTCGATTCAGCATCTGTCATGCGTACACCGCAACAGTACCAGGCAGTCTGAGATACAGGTTTCATACAGCAACGTTTAATTTCTTATACAATAGCAGCATTATTTTGAAGCCCACATTGGTTTTGCTTTTAATATCTTTTTATGCACCGGGCAATCTGTTGCATGTGCGCCCGGCAGGTAGCCTGCACTCATCAAAAATTCATTTACAATTTCGCCACCTGTAAAACGAAATGTCTTTTTAAAAAGCTTTACCCATTCTTCTTTTGTTTTAGGATGTTGCTGGTTGAGCCAGTTTTCAAAAGAGCCAAATGTTTGCTGCAATGCAAGTATTGACTTTGCATTTTCAATGGCAGCATTGATCTTAAGGCGGTTCCTGATAATGCCCGCATCATTCAACAGCCGTTCAACATCTGTTTCAGTATAAGCAGCAACTTTTTTTATGTTGAACTGGCTGTATGCTTTTCTGAACGCGGCTTCTTTTTTCAGAATCGTTTCCCAGCTAAGGCCGGCCTGGTTTATTTCCATGATCAGCCTGCCAAATAGTTCATTGTCGTCGTGTATCGGAAAGCCGTAAAGGTTATCATGATAATTTTGGTGCAAAGCTTTTCTTTCAGCAGGTTGCATTGTTATAATCGCGTTGCAGTAAGACATGCGTTGTTGGTTTAAAAGTAATGTGGGTTAATTCAGCCTGTACACAAAGAAAGCAAATGCTGCGAATAGTGGCCGGTTAAATTACCGGAAATGGTTTTTTGGGGCCGGGCAATAGTGCAGGTGTCATCGTTCCTTGCGTCGCACACTTGTACTGCCGTATTTCATGGCGGCTGTTCGCAGCGGTACAACCACCGGCATTAAAAAAAATCATCACCACATTCTTTAACAGACGCTTATAAAAAAATGATAGTGACATTCGTTGTTTAGCGCGTGCAGGTACATTGGTAAGATTATGCCCGGAACGCTGCAGCCGCCATAACAACGGGACGCACAAGTGAGTGACACAACAGGCGATGCCATGCATTCCACTGCCTGTACAGAAATATTGATCGGTATTCCATAAAAAAGGCATGCAACGCAATGTCGCATGCCTCGGTTAGAAACAAAAACAATTATTTAAGATGCCATTGCTACCACCTGTGTATCTTGTTTGGGCGCTGCATGTAAAAGGTTGCCAATAAAATCATCTGCCCAAAAATCTATGTCGTAATGTGTAACATGCTCATACAAACGCTGCATACGCATTTTTCTTTCAGAAGGGTTCATGATAAGTGCCTGCAACAAAGCGTCTTTTAATGACCTGTAGTCATACGGGTTTGTAAGCAACGCATATTGCAATTCTACTGCAGCACCTGCAAACTCTGACAATATAAGGATGCCATTGGTGTTATCAAGCTCGCCCTGTGCTGCAATGTATTCCTTGGCTACAAGGTTTAAACCATCCCGCAATGGTGTAATCCATGCAACATCTGCCAGTGCATAATATGTTACCACTTCTTCAAAGGGTAGGGAGCGGAAAAAGAAATGAATGGGTGTCCAGTTTAGTTGCGCATAACGGCCATTGATCCTGCCGATAGCCTGTTCCAGTTCATGTTGTATTTTTTCGTAGACCTTCATGCCTTGTGCAGGCGGTGTACAAATATTTACCAGTTCTACCTTTCCATGAAATTCGGGATAGTCTTTCAGAAACTCTTCGAAGGCAAGCACTTTTTCAAGTGGCCCTTTTACATAATCGAGTCTTTCAACACTCAGGATAACCTGCTTGCCATCGGTTTGTTTTTTTAGTGCGTTGATCTTACTGCGGATCTTGTCTTTCTCCATGAGAGATTTTATATAATCAACATTAACGCCTACAGGGTTTGCGCCAAGGTACACCGTGCGGTTGCCAAGCTGTAATTCGGTAGTCATCTGC harbors:
- a CDS encoding Gfo/Idh/MocA family protein, coding for MAIKVLVVGCGNMGASHAMAYHTTDGFEICGIVARGNSKVVLNEKLGGSYTLYNDYATALEASKPDAVCISTYPDTHEAYAMMAFEKGCHVFIEKPLADTVEGSERVAAAAKKAGKKLVIGYILRHHPSWEKFIEVAQTLGKPLVMRMNLNQQSHGYMWDVHRNLMKSLSPIVDCGVHYIDVMCQMVRSKPVQVSAIGARLTDDIPEGNYNYGQLQIRFEDGSVGWYEAGWGPMISETAFFVKDVIGPKGCVSIVAKDAGGKGKSDSVEAHTKTESLRLHHADIDAANEFTRADEWINLDDEPDHQELCNREQRYFLKAITADLDLTDHVEDAVNSLRIAFACDESVRTGQVVKL
- a CDS encoding acyltransferase: MNIITENHPLDPATRKMLDLKAVVIKRNAWIGAAATILPGVTIGENAVVAAGAVVNKDVADNTVVGGIPAKVLRTSL
- a CDS encoding class I SAM-dependent methyltransferase, encoding MKPVSQTAWYCCGVRMTDAESKNPLTGDAYAKLFMGDEGLAYWQEFRHFKAPVASNIARHYLIDAGLQELLARQQASTVILVGAGFDSRAFRFNTGEWIEIDEPAVIERKNEILPPIKCSNMLTRIAIDFTTEKLSDKLAPYSTRENIIIVLEGVLMYLTDAEKKTLLDTLTALFPKHHLFCDIMSRYFFDKVGHRIHKHFAMHGSPFKDLHAIQEALYLSYGYTLIDVQSTIRTASGKGIFPAPKFIVRMLPKKLVDGFNVYHFAYNRQVLLHQ
- a CDS encoding DNA-3-methyladenine glycosylase I; the encoded protein is MSYCNAIITMQPAERKALHQNYHDNLYGFPIHDDNELFGRLIMEINQAGLSWETILKKEAAFRKAYSQFNIKKVAAYTETDVERLLNDAGIIRNRLKINAAIENAKSILALQQTFGSFENWLNQQHPKTKEEWVKLFKKTFRFTGGEIVNEFLMSAGYLPGAHATDCPVHKKILKAKPMWASK